In Oligoflexus sp., a single window of DNA contains:
- a CDS encoding diacylglycerol/lipid kinase family protein has translation MNQPHEVSYDPFAQPSAAQKLQTQEAECNSRSELVEEGLPFRHYFFVINPASGSANVEKLQSYAEEKAQKLGKKVGFHFLKPKDDLPRIMQDAARNGAEVFVAAGGDGTLASVATEAYRLGRAFGVIPSGTANVFAAEHLIPKSIEDAVDIVFDEGSVEPVDLVLVDGKAFLCHISVGTYSWITTATPQAAKKRFGRIAYIWNAAKLLFKERIWTFELDVDGRRMMRRASTIMVTNAGSMGATGLRWGENISTHDGVMEICIIRARNFRHYLSLFWSFLTKKPHHPLREYVYVKRQASIKGPRHLPIRADGEEIGKGMFALTVEKHGLGVLMPPNARENLH, from the coding sequence ATGAATCAGCCGCATGAAGTCTCCTACGATCCGTTCGCTCAACCGTCAGCCGCTCAGAAGCTGCAGACTCAGGAGGCGGAATGCAACTCCCGGTCCGAACTGGTGGAGGAAGGTTTGCCCTTTCGGCATTATTTCTTTGTGATCAACCCGGCTTCCGGGAGCGCCAACGTTGAAAAACTTCAAAGTTATGCGGAAGAAAAGGCGCAAAAACTAGGGAAAAAAGTCGGCTTTCACTTCCTCAAGCCAAAGGATGATCTGCCGCGGATCATGCAGGACGCTGCCCGCAATGGGGCTGAAGTCTTCGTCGCCGCAGGCGGAGATGGAACGCTGGCCTCGGTCGCGACCGAAGCCTATCGCCTGGGTCGGGCCTTTGGTGTGATCCCCTCGGGCACCGCGAATGTCTTCGCAGCCGAGCATCTGATTCCCAAAAGCATCGAGGACGCGGTTGACATTGTGTTTGACGAAGGTTCGGTGGAACCCGTGGACCTTGTGCTGGTCGATGGGAAAGCCTTTCTTTGCCACATCAGTGTGGGCACCTACTCCTGGATCACGACCGCGACGCCGCAGGCCGCCAAGAAAAGATTCGGCCGGATCGCTTATATCTGGAACGCCGCGAAGCTTTTATTCAAGGAAAGGATCTGGACGTTTGAACTGGACGTGGATGGCAGGCGCATGATGCGCAGAGCGTCCACCATCATGGTGACCAACGCCGGGTCCATGGGCGCCACAGGGCTGCGCTGGGGCGAGAATATCAGCACGCATGATGGCGTTATGGAGATTTGCATCATTCGCGCGCGGAATTTCCGGCATTATCTCTCGCTTTTCTGGTCGTTTCTGACCAAGAAACCGCATCATCCTTTGCGGGAGTATGTTTACGTCAAACGCCAGGCTTCCATCAAAGGCCCGCGGCATCTGCCCATCCGCGCCGACGGCGAGGAGATCGGCAAGGGCATGTTTGCCCTGACGGTCGAGAAACATGGGCTGGGTGTGCTGATGCCACCCAACGCCCGCGAAAACCTGCATTAA
- a CDS encoding metallophosphoesterase yields the protein MRLIHVSDLHFGPHYSDSIGGQLLDAIASLRPDGVIITGDLTQRAKHSEFVAAAEFLEKARTLTAHVVVCPGNHDVPLYRFWERLLMPFARYKEHIQKQLDTVAQLPGATVVALNSVKPYSRLVQGRLSRSQLEMCRDAFAKADPADFHILALHHPIGMMDQGFHHPSLEADWQDVCGGVRLDLILTGHVHQAAVVPVKPTPCSSPLVLVSCGTTTSSRGRGDEASRNHFHVLEGSATGLHLESFRLETQGGFHAFAEYHFPRQQGVFSLTQ from the coding sequence ATGCGGCTGATTCATGTTTCTGATCTCCATTTTGGGCCCCATTATTCAGATTCCATTGGGGGGCAACTTCTGGATGCCATTGCAAGCCTCAGGCCAGATGGAGTGATTATTACAGGCGATTTGACACAGAGAGCCAAGCACAGCGAATTTGTGGCGGCTGCTGAGTTTCTGGAAAAGGCCCGCACGCTGACCGCGCACGTTGTGGTCTGTCCTGGCAATCATGATGTTCCCTTGTATCGCTTCTGGGAACGGCTGCTGATGCCCTTTGCCCGCTACAAGGAACATATTCAGAAGCAGCTCGATACAGTCGCGCAACTGCCTGGGGCCACCGTGGTGGCGCTCAACAGCGTAAAGCCCTACTCACGACTCGTGCAGGGCCGTCTGAGCCGCTCCCAGCTTGAAATGTGCCGCGATGCGTTTGCCAAGGCCGACCCCGCGGACTTTCACATTCTCGCCCTGCATCATCCGATTGGAATGATGGATCAAGGCTTTCATCATCCCTCTCTGGAAGCGGATTGGCAGGATGTCTGTGGTGGTGTGCGTCTCGATCTGATTCTGACCGGCCATGTGCATCAGGCGGCTGTTGTTCCGGTGAAACCCACGCCCTGCTCGTCGCCTTTGGTCCTTGTCAGCTGTGGAACGACGACGTCGAGTCGCGGACGCGGGGACGAGGCCTCACGGAATCATTTTCATGTGCTCGAAGGATCCGCCACGGGACTGCATCTGGAAAGTTTTCGGCTGGAAACGCAGGGCGGATTTCATGCCTTTGCGGAGTATCATTTTCCCCGTCAGCAGGGCGTTTTTTCGCTCACGCAATAA